From a single Synergistota bacterium genomic region:
- a CDS encoding DJ-1/PfpI family protein, translated as MSKRILVLVGDFVEDYEAMVPYQMLLMLGYKVDTICPGKKPGERVKTAIHDFEGDQTYSEKPGHFFAITKDFNEVKVEDYDGLVIPGGRAPEYLRINPKVVELVKKFAENKKPIAAICHGPQLLTAAKVISGKKICAYPAVAAEVELAGATYVPPNSTFSNAVVDDIFVTAPAWPAHPEWIRKFVELLGAKIEI; from the coding sequence ATGAGTAAAAGAATATTGGTATTGGTGGGAGACTTCGTAGAGGACTATGAGGCAATGGTTCCATATCAGATGCTTCTTATGCTTGGTTATAAAGTAGATACGATATGTCCTGGTAAGAAGCCTGGTGAGAGGGTAAAAACAGCTATTCATGACTTTGAGGGGGATCAAACTTATAGCGAAAAACCTGGACACTTTTTCGCTATAACTAAAGATTTTAATGAGGTTAAGGTTGAGGATTACGATGGCCTGGTTATACCTGGTGGTAGGGCTCCAGAGTATTTAAGGATTAACCCTAAGGTGGTTGAACTTGTGAAAAAGTTTGCGGAAAATAAAAAGCCTATTGCTGCAATATGTCATGGTCCTCAACTTTTGACAGCAGCTAAGGTTATAAGTGGGAAAAAGATCTGTGCATATCCTGCAGTTGCTGCTGAGGTGGAACTTGCAGGTGCTACCTATGTTCCTCCAAACAGCACGTTCTCTAATGCTGTAGTTGATGATATATTTGTGACCGCACCTGCTTGGCCGGCTCACCCTGAATGGATTAGAAAGTTTGTTGAGTTACTCGGAGCTAAAATAGAGATATAG
- the hypB gene encoding hydrogenase nickel incorporation protein HypB, producing MEIKIVRKVLEAEKRVAETNRKIFKEKGIVTFNLIGSPGAGKTSLLLRVINRLKDKYKIGVIEGDLTTIRDAELIHKAGVPVVQINTEGGCHLDANLVGKAIEELPLDDMEILFIENVGNLVCPTAFDLGEDYKIGVLSVPEGDDKPEKYPVVVKVSKAIVLNKIDILPLFKFNKERFYMPIRRIAPDMPVFEVSCETEEGIEEFVNWIVSKINRF from the coding sequence TTGGAGATAAAGATAGTGAGAAAAGTCCTTGAAGCGGAGAAACGGGTAGCAGAGACGAATAGGAAGATCTTCAAGGAAAAAGGTATAGTAACCTTTAATCTTATTGGATCACCTGGCGCGGGAAAAACATCGCTACTTTTAAGGGTTATAAATAGGTTAAAGGATAAATATAAGATAGGAGTTATAGAGGGAGATTTAACAACTATTAGGGATGCCGAGCTTATACATAAAGCCGGGGTTCCGGTTGTTCAGATAAATACTGAGGGTGGTTGTCACTTGGATGCTAATCTGGTAGGCAAGGCTATAGAGGAGCTGCCTCTTGATGATATGGAGATCCTATTTATAGAAAATGTAGGAAACTTAGTTTGTCCTACTGCTTTCGACTTAGGAGAGGATTACAAGATAGGGGTTTTAAGCGTTCCTGAGGGAGATGATAAACCAGAGAAATATCCTGTAGTAGTTAAGGTTTCTAAGGCTATAGTTTTGAATAAGATTGATATACTGCCTCTTTTTAAGTTTAATAAGGAGAGATTTTATATGCCTATAAGGAGAATTGCGCCCGATATGCCAGTTTTCGAAGTCTCCTGTGAAACTGAAGAAGGTATAGAGGAGTTCGTAAATTGGATAGTATCTAAAATAAATAGGTTCTAA
- the hypA gene encoding hydrogenase maturation nickel metallochaperone HypA, whose product MHEFSLAEALISVVLEEAVKYGACRILKVRVRVGKLVGVVPDLLSFAFGSLAEGSIAKGAKLELEEVPFRGMCRSCGHSFDIDDFFGACPKCGSEELDIDGGNEFELIGLEIERSEDKLGDKDSEKSP is encoded by the coding sequence ATGCATGAGTTCTCTTTAGCGGAAGCTTTAATTAGTGTAGTTTTAGAGGAAGCAGTTAAATATGGGGCATGTAGGATACTTAAGGTTAGGGTTAGGGTGGGAAAGCTTGTAGGAGTTGTTCCTGACCTATTAAGTTTTGCCTTTGGCTCTTTGGCTGAGGGAAGTATAGCTAAAGGGGCTAAACTTGAGTTGGAGGAAGTACCTTTTAGAGGTATGTGTCGTTCATGTGGTCACTCTTTTGATATTGATGATTTCTTTGGAGCTTGTCCTAAGTGTGGAAGTGAGGAGCTTGATATTGATGGAGGAAATGAATTTGAGTTAATTGGACTTGAAATTGAAAGGAGTGAAGATAAACTTGGAGATAAAGATAGTGAGAAAAGTCCTTGA
- a CDS encoding hydrogenase maturation protease: MGYGNYLRKDDGVGIWIGARVKVRFGGEKKVKVLLLHQLMPELIEEFRNARYLIFIDASAGEEIWSLRKIEVGEHHAPLNYVSHTLYPADLLCLLDQIYKNKPESWILSIKGEDFSFGAGLSRRTREIAREVEKLLYSFINSKLKTCMSSL; this comes from the coding sequence ATAGGCTACGGAAACTACTTAAGAAAAGATGATGGTGTAGGCATATGGATAGGGGCAAGAGTAAAAGTTAGATTTGGAGGAGAAAAGAAGGTAAAAGTTCTCCTTCTACATCAGCTTATGCCAGAGCTTATTGAAGAGTTCAGAAACGCAAGGTATTTAATATTTATAGATGCTTCAGCTGGTGAGGAAATTTGGTCTTTAAGAAAAATAGAGGTAGGGGAGCACCATGCTCCCCTAAACTATGTTTCTCATACGCTATATCCGGCAGATCTTTTATGCCTCCTTGATCAGATTTATAAAAATAAACCGGAATCTTGGATATTAAGTATAAAAGGTGAAGATTTTTCCTTTGGTGCTGGGCTAAGTCGGAGAACGCGAGAGATTGCTAGAGAAGTCGAAAAATTACTTTATAGCTTTATAAATAGTAAATTAAAAACATGCATGAGTTCTCTTTAG
- a CDS encoding Ni/Fe hydrogenase subunit alpha — MGNKLEIFPVTRVEGHGKVTIYLNEDGKVEKTFFHVTQIRGFEKFCEGRVFWEMPVMTQRACGICPVSHHLASAKATDKILGVEIPPTAKKLRELMHMGQLVQSHSLHFFHLASPDLLLGMDADPKIRNVIGIIEKYPDLAIRGVKLRKYGQEVIRTLAGKRIHPRFAIPGGVNKGLTVQERDSLLKDIDWVIDSLKDTVRLIRNLAIEWGEKFRKFASFPSFYMGLVDSNGNLDLYHGKIRLCDHRGRIIDEFSEDEYLNKIGEWVEPWSYMKFPFYKEFGYPEGSYRVGPLARINCCDDISTPLAKEELKLFREMIGDRVAEGSLFYHYARMIEALHSAERLKELLEDPDITGTELQVVSRDFKPEGVGILEAPRGTLIHHYKVNENGEIIKANLVVATVHNNHAMNKAVELVAKEYIRGPEIKEGFLNMLEVAIRCYDPCLSCATHAIGKMPLQVVIYDAEGNKIKELVKGS, encoded by the coding sequence ATGGGAAACAAATTGGAAATATTCCCTGTAACCAGAGTAGAAGGACATGGTAAGGTTACTATATACCTTAATGAAGATGGAAAGGTTGAAAAAACGTTTTTCCATGTTACTCAGATAAGAGGGTTTGAAAAATTTTGTGAAGGTAGAGTTTTTTGGGAAATGCCTGTAATGACCCAGAGGGCATGTGGTATATGTCCTGTTAGTCATCATCTTGCTTCAGCTAAAGCTACGGATAAAATACTAGGTGTTGAGATTCCTCCAACGGCTAAGAAGTTAAGAGAGCTTATGCATATGGGGCAATTAGTTCAATCTCACTCTTTGCATTTCTTCCACCTTGCAAGTCCTGACCTTCTTTTGGGTATGGATGCGGATCCTAAGATAAGAAATGTTATAGGTATAATAGAAAAGTATCCGGACTTAGCTATTAGAGGAGTAAAGCTTAGGAAGTATGGACAGGAGGTAATAAGGACCCTTGCTGGTAAAAGAATACATCCTCGATTTGCTATTCCAGGGGGGGTTAATAAAGGGCTTACTGTTCAGGAGAGAGATTCGCTTTTGAAGGATATAGATTGGGTAATAGATAGTCTTAAAGATACAGTTAGGCTGATTAGAAACTTGGCTATAGAGTGGGGAGAAAAATTCAGAAAGTTCGCTTCTTTTCCTTCTTTCTATATGGGACTTGTGGACAGCAATGGGAATCTTGATCTCTACCATGGCAAGATAAGGCTCTGTGATCATAGAGGGAGAATTATTGATGAGTTTAGCGAAGATGAATATCTTAATAAAATAGGCGAGTGGGTTGAGCCGTGGTCTTATATGAAGTTTCCATTTTATAAGGAGTTTGGCTATCCTGAGGGAAGTTACAGAGTCGGGCCTTTGGCGAGGATAAATTGTTGTGATGATATCTCTACTCCTTTAGCTAAAGAGGAGCTTAAACTCTTTCGTGAGATGATAGGAGATAGGGTAGCAGAGGGATCTCTTTTCTATCATTATGCGAGAATGATAGAAGCTTTACACTCTGCAGAGCGTTTGAAAGAGCTTTTAGAGGATCCTGATATCACTGGAACGGAGCTTCAAGTAGTTAGTAGAGATTTTAAGCCTGAGGGAGTGGGTATCCTTGAAGCTCCAAGAGGAACTCTTATACATCATTATAAGGTAAATGAAAATGGTGAGATTATCAAAGCTAACCTTGTTGTGGCTACCGTTCATAATAATCATGCTATGAATAAAGCTGTGGAGCTTGTTGCCAAAGAGTATATAAGAGGACCGGAAATAAAAGAGGGTTTCTTAAATATGCTGGAGGTTGCTATAAGATGTTATGATCCATGTCTTTCATGTGCTACTCATGCTATTGGTAAAATGCCACTTCAGGTTGTGATTTATGATGCCGAAGGAAACAAAATAAAAGAGTTGGTGAAAGGTTCCTGA
- a CDS encoding NADP oxidoreductase, translating to MAKVRVATTWLECCSGCHMSMLDLDEKLVELASKIEFDASPITDIKEFHPVDVGIVEGAVGNEEQLEVLKKIRENSKILVALGDCACFGGIPAMRNFFKKEEVLKRVYVETESTVNPEKVIPHEDVPKLFPSVKAIDQFVKVDVYVPGCPPDPKAIEYALRELLEGKIPVLPPELLSYE from the coding sequence TTGGCTAAAGTAAGAGTTGCTACCACATGGCTTGAGTGTTGTTCTGGGTGTCATATGTCTATGTTAGATTTGGACGAGAAACTTGTGGAGTTAGCATCAAAAATAGAGTTTGATGCGAGTCCAATAACGGATATAAAGGAGTTTCATCCAGTTGATGTAGGAATAGTTGAGGGAGCTGTTGGAAATGAAGAACAACTAGAAGTTTTAAAAAAGATACGTGAGAATTCGAAAATATTAGTGGCGTTGGGGGATTGTGCTTGTTTTGGCGGTATTCCTGCTATGAGAAACTTCTTTAAAAAGGAGGAGGTTCTAAAAAGGGTTTATGTGGAAACGGAAAGTACTGTTAATCCAGAAAAGGTTATTCCTCATGAAGATGTTCCTAAACTTTTCCCAAGCGTTAAGGCAATCGATCAATTTGTTAAAGTTGATGTTTATGTGCCGGGATGTCCACCTGATCCGAAAGCTATAGAATATGCGTTAAGAGAGCTCCTTGAAGGAAAAATACCTGTATTGCCGCCAGAGCTTTTATCGTATGAATAG
- a CDS encoding 2Fe-2S iron-sulfur cluster-binding protein, whose protein sequence is MKEVKLKINGKDVVATEGMTILEAARKAGFRIPTLCYHDGLTPHGGCRLCVVEVKGSPRLLTSCTTPVADGMEVYTDTDRVKEARKFVMNLIMTERNHFCMFCEKSGKYEDTDCELQKRAYEVQIEHFPFPVYVDKYPVDTSSPVMVTDHNRCILCGRCVRVCSEIVANSTLDFSFRGSKALIAVDTGLSKGKSSCISCGACMQVCPAGAIFSKFGGYKSRRSLCERIETFCPICGIGCETTNYVRYNNIVEIEGNGLVKGSLDGGQLCEKGRYGPLMESRNRISTPLLRDSKGRFVEATYEEALNRVVQLLKAYSPDQIAFRTSSFLPAEDLAYIKEFASRIGVKDIDTFDGNVYRNLSSFKLSKGTYEDVLNADLILLIGGDIVKEHSVVGSYIRRAVRNRGAELVVISSIESKIDRWAKEVRRVAEGSEGSLANDYKNKIKSMSNSIIVLEGASLLSNKEAIEPWLKLAEELNVKVMILTPTGNSLAAWELGISPDLADSAGKSKKLLFLFLGDIDSSYSPASIAEKGYETIVLHSAYIDAIMKLSDVVIPGKSWLENEGTYKVMDGKARRFSPILKAEKGVKSPRELLSDLADAMRLGSISIDDIVRKL, encoded by the coding sequence GTGAAAGAGGTAAAGCTGAAGATAAACGGAAAAGATGTTGTTGCAACAGAAGGAATGACGATTCTTGAAGCTGCTAGAAAAGCTGGCTTTAGAATTCCAACCTTATGTTATCATGATGGTTTGACTCCTCATGGAGGTTGTAGGCTTTGTGTTGTAGAGGTTAAAGGTTCTCCAAGGCTTCTAACAAGCTGCACTACTCCTGTAGCTGATGGAATGGAGGTATACACAGATACCGATAGAGTTAAGGAAGCTCGTAAGTTTGTGATGAATCTTATAATGACGGAGAGAAACCACTTTTGTATGTTCTGTGAAAAAAGTGGAAAATACGAAGATACGGATTGTGAACTTCAGAAGAGGGCTTATGAGGTTCAAATAGAGCACTTCCCATTCCCTGTCTATGTAGATAAGTATCCAGTGGATACAAGCTCTCCAGTGATGGTTACTGATCATAACCGTTGCATACTTTGCGGCAGGTGTGTTAGGGTCTGTTCAGAAATTGTGGCTAACTCGACGCTTGACTTTAGCTTTAGAGGCTCTAAAGCTTTGATAGCTGTGGACACAGGTTTAAGCAAGGGGAAATCAAGCTGTATATCTTGTGGGGCCTGTATGCAGGTTTGTCCAGCTGGTGCCATTTTTAGCAAGTTTGGAGGTTATAAGAGCAGAAGGAGCCTCTGTGAGAGAATAGAAACCTTTTGTCCTATATGTGGTATAGGTTGTGAAACTACTAATTACGTAAGATACAACAATATCGTTGAAATAGAAGGAAATGGCTTGGTTAAGGGAAGCTTGGATGGGGGACAGCTTTGCGAGAAAGGGAGATATGGACCTCTTATGGAATCTAGAAACAGAATTTCTACTCCTCTTCTTAGGGATTCTAAAGGTAGGTTTGTAGAGGCCACATACGAAGAGGCCCTGAATAGAGTTGTTCAGCTTCTAAAAGCTTATTCTCCTGATCAAATTGCCTTTAGGACCTCTTCTTTTCTACCAGCGGAGGATTTAGCTTATATTAAAGAGTTTGCGTCTAGGATAGGGGTGAAAGATATAGACACTTTTGACGGTAATGTATATAGAAACTTATCTTCTTTTAAGCTTTCTAAAGGTACATATGAGGACGTACTTAATGCTGATCTAATTCTTCTTATAGGAGGAGATATAGTTAAGGAGCATAGTGTAGTAGGTTCCTATATAAGGAGAGCCGTTAGAAACAGAGGCGCGGAGCTAGTAGTAATTTCCTCTATTGAAAGTAAGATAGATAGATGGGCTAAAGAGGTAAGAAGGGTAGCAGAGGGAAGTGAAGGATCTCTTGCCAATGATTATAAGAATAAGATAAAGTCGATGTCTAACTCGATTATAGTTTTAGAGGGGGCCAGCTTGTTAAGTAATAAAGAGGCTATAGAACCATGGCTTAAGCTCGCTGAGGAGCTCAATGTTAAAGTTATGATATTAACTCCTACGGGTAATAGCTTAGCTGCTTGGGAATTAGGAATAAGTCCTGATTTGGCTGATAGTGCTGGTAAAAGCAAAAAGCTTCTTTTCCTTTTCCTTGGAGATATAGATTCAAGTTATTCACCAGCATCCATAGCTGAGAAGGGTTATGAGACTATCGTTCTCCACAGTGCTTATATAGATGCTATAATGAAGCTTTCTGATGTAGTTATACCAGGTAAGAGCTGGCTTGAAAATGAGGGAACTTATAAGGTTATGGATGGAAAAGCTAGGAGGTTTAGTCCCATACTAAAGGCGGAAAAAGGAGTTAAGAGTCCAAGAGAATTATTGTCAGACCTAGCTGATGCTATGAGGCTTGGCTCTATAAGTATAGATGATATAGTTAGAAAGCTTTAA
- the nuoF gene encoding NADH-quinone oxidoreductase subunit NuoF: MRIERAHVLVGIDAGAVLAGAREVQRKLEEEIKKRGLEDEVRVLETGSLGITGRGVVLLVYPEGVYYVNVKLEDVPQIVEEHLLKGRFVKRLMLEPQIAEILARGEAPKKLARQKRVVLQNAGVINPDSIEEYIATGGYEALAKALESSPEWVINEIENSGLRGRGGAGFPTGRKWRITADVKASQKFVVCNADEGEPGTFKDRLILEGDPHKVLEGMIIAGYAVGAKRGYLYIRGEYELSIRRIGKAIEDAYKMGLLGDNILETGFSFHVEIKKGAGAYVCGEETALIESIEGKRGNPRPKPPYYPGVKGLWGYPTVVNNVETLANVPPIILNGASWFRSIGTRESPGTKVYTILGHVNEPGLIEVEMGTTLKEVIFDFAKGIRNNRQFKAALIGGAAGAFLGRDALDIPLSYEGLKEYGGVLGSGAILVFDEATSIVDMLKNVIFFFKHESCGKCVPCRVGISKLYEKMERIAVSKGSEKDFKEMMEISDKMADTALCALGQSVILPLSSAVKFFKSELIS; the protein is encoded by the coding sequence ATGAGGATAGAGAGAGCCCATGTTTTGGTTGGTATAGATGCGGGAGCTGTTTTGGCTGGAGCAAGAGAGGTCCAAAGGAAGCTCGAGGAAGAAATCAAGAAACGAGGGCTTGAAGATGAGGTTAGGGTCCTTGAGACGGGAAGCCTTGGTATAACAGGTAGGGGTGTCGTTTTGCTTGTTTATCCTGAAGGTGTCTACTATGTCAATGTAAAGCTTGAAGATGTGCCTCAAATAGTGGAGGAGCATCTTCTTAAGGGTAGATTTGTTAAAAGATTGATGCTTGAACCCCAGATAGCCGAAATTCTAGCAAGAGGTGAAGCTCCTAAAAAATTAGCCAGGCAGAAGAGAGTTGTTTTACAGAATGCGGGGGTTATAAATCCAGACAGTATAGAAGAATACATAGCCACTGGGGGTTATGAAGCTTTAGCTAAAGCTTTAGAGTCTTCTCCTGAATGGGTTATAAATGAAATAGAAAATTCCGGTTTAAGAGGTAGAGGGGGAGCAGGTTTTCCTACAGGTAGAAAGTGGAGAATTACCGCTGATGTTAAAGCCTCTCAGAAGTTTGTGGTATGTAACGCGGATGAAGGAGAACCGGGTACGTTTAAGGATAGGCTTATACTTGAAGGGGATCCTCATAAAGTTCTTGAGGGAATGATAATAGCAGGTTATGCAGTTGGAGCTAAAAGGGGTTACTTATATATAAGAGGAGAGTATGAGCTTTCTATAAGAAGAATAGGTAAGGCTATAGAGGATGCTTATAAGATGGGTTTATTGGGAGATAATATTCTGGAGACGGGTTTTTCTTTTCATGTGGAGATTAAGAAAGGAGCAGGGGCTTATGTGTGTGGAGAGGAAACAGCTTTAATAGAATCTATAGAAGGTAAAAGAGGAAACCCAAGGCCCAAACCTCCGTATTATCCTGGTGTCAAGGGATTATGGGGTTATCCTACAGTAGTAAATAATGTTGAAACACTTGCTAATGTTCCACCTATAATATTAAATGGGGCAAGTTGGTTTAGAAGTATAGGAACGAGAGAGTCTCCAGGTACTAAGGTTTATACAATACTTGGGCATGTAAATGAACCAGGGCTGATAGAGGTGGAAATGGGGACTACTTTGAAGGAGGTAATATTTGACTTTGCCAAGGGCATTAGAAACAACCGGCAGTTTAAGGCTGCTCTTATAGGTGGGGCTGCCGGCGCCTTTTTAGGCAGAGATGCCCTTGATATCCCGCTTTCTTATGAGGGATTGAAAGAGTATGGTGGGGTTTTAGGTTCAGGAGCTATCTTAGTTTTTGACGAAGCTACTTCTATAGTTGATATGCTCAAAAATGTTATATTCTTCTTTAAGCATGAGAGTTGTGGAAAATGTGTACCCTGTAGGGTAGGAATTAGTAAGCTTTATGAAAAGATGGAGAGGATAGCGGTGAGTAAGGGTAGCGAAAAGGATTTTAAAGAAATGATGGAAATTTCAGATAAAATGGCTGATACGGCACTATGTGCCTTAGGTCAGTCAGTTATCCTTCCTTTATCAAGTGCTGTTAAGTTCTTCAAGAGTGAATTAATATCTTAG
- the nuoE gene encoding NADH-quinone oxidoreductase subunit NuoE: protein MVKDVLSKFEPRRENLLDILHAVQETSPNNSLSSEDIEMIAKYVGITPAEVYGTATFYTMFSVKPRGKHVIRVCVSPACHLLGGESILEALKEELGVDVGDTTKDGLFTLEISSCLGICGVAPAMMIDEIAYGNLTPARVRDIINEYRRGG, encoded by the coding sequence ATGGTGAAGGATGTGTTGAGTAAGTTTGAGCCGAGGAGAGAAAATTTATTAGATATTCTTCACGCTGTTCAAGAAACTTCTCCCAATAATAGCTTATCTAGTGAGGATATAGAGATGATTGCTAAATATGTCGGAATAACACCTGCAGAGGTGTATGGTACAGCGACGTTTTATACGATGTTTTCTGTAAAGCCTAGAGGAAAACATGTAATAAGGGTGTGTGTTTCACCTGCTTGTCATTTGCTAGGAGGAGAGAGTATTTTAGAAGCCTTAAAAGAAGAACTTGGTGTGGACGTGGGGGATACCACAAAAGATGGGCTATTCACCTTGGAGATATCAAGCTGTCTTGGAATATGCGGTGTAGCTCCAGCCATGATGATAGACGAGATAGCTTATGGAAATTTAACCCCGGCTAGAGTTAGAGACATTATTAATGAGTATAGAAGGGGAGGATAG
- a CDS encoding NADH-quinone oxidoreductase subunit NuoF has protein sequence MIQRAHVLVCMGAGCVSAGSELVKKRLEEKIKEKELDVEVRIIGTGCMGPCERGPIVLVYPEGAFYQKVGLSDVDLIVEEHLLKGRVVKELLAKDEAAVRVSKEEIPFFAKQEKIVLANCGVIDPENIEEYIAANGYEALARVLERMTPDEVISMMEKSNLRGRGGAGFPTGLKWRFVRSAKGEPKYVVCNGDEGDPGAFMDRAILEGDPHAVLEGMLIAAYAVGSKQGYIYVRAEYPLAIKRLQIAMEQARKYGFLGKNILDTGFSFDVELRIGAGAFVCGEETALLASIEGRRGMPRSKPPFPATHGLWGKPTLINNVETYANVRHIILNGPEWFRSFGTDSSSGTKVFALSGKVKNTGLIEVPMGITLREVVFDIGGGIINDGKFKAAQIGGPSGGCLTERHLDLPLTYESVKEAGAIVGSGGLIILDENTCMVELARYFLEFCQLESCGKCIPCRVGTKRMLEILERITQGAGKMEDINELERLGNWVQQASLCGLGQTAPNPVLSTVRYFREEYEAHVIQKKCPAKVCVSLIKYLILVEKCIGCGRCAKVCPVKAISGAIRKPHFINSEICVKCGECKKVCPVNAVIID, from the coding sequence TTGATTCAAAGAGCTCACGTTTTGGTTTGCATGGGAGCGGGCTGTGTATCTGCAGGTAGCGAGCTTGTTAAGAAGAGATTAGAGGAGAAAATAAAAGAGAAAGAGCTGGATGTTGAAGTTAGAATAATAGGTACTGGTTGTATGGGACCGTGTGAGAGAGGTCCCATTGTTCTGGTCTACCCGGAAGGTGCATTTTATCAGAAAGTTGGTTTAAGCGATGTAGATCTTATAGTAGAGGAGCATCTGCTAAAGGGTAGAGTTGTAAAGGAGCTTTTGGCTAAGGATGAAGCTGCCGTAAGGGTTAGCAAAGAGGAAATCCCGTTTTTTGCAAAGCAAGAGAAGATAGTACTTGCTAACTGTGGTGTTATCGATCCGGAGAATATAGAGGAGTACATAGCTGCAAACGGGTACGAGGCTTTAGCTAGGGTACTTGAGAGAATGACGCCTGATGAGGTTATATCTATGATGGAAAAGTCCAACCTTAGGGGAAGAGGAGGTGCAGGTTTTCCAACGGGATTAAAGTGGAGGTTTGTTAGATCAGCAAAAGGGGAGCCAAAGTATGTTGTTTGCAATGGGGATGAGGGAGATCCTGGAGCCTTTATGGACAGAGCTATTTTAGAGGGAGACCCTCATGCTGTTTTAGAGGGTATGCTTATAGCAGCCTATGCTGTAGGATCAAAGCAAGGTTATATTTACGTTAGAGCTGAATATCCATTAGCAATAAAAAGGTTGCAGATAGCTATGGAGCAGGCAAGGAAATACGGATTCTTAGGTAAGAATATTCTTGATACGGGTTTCTCCTTTGATGTAGAGTTGAGAATAGGTGCTGGCGCCTTTGTTTGTGGTGAGGAGACAGCTCTTCTTGCCTCTATAGAGGGTAGAAGGGGAATGCCAAGGTCTAAACCTCCTTTTCCAGCTACGCATGGGCTTTGGGGTAAGCCAACCTTGATAAACAATGTAGAAACGTATGCTAACGTAAGGCATATAATACTTAATGGTCCTGAGTGGTTTAGAAGCTTTGGTACCGATAGTTCCTCGGGAACGAAGGTTTTTGCTCTATCGGGAAAGGTGAAAAATACGGGATTGATAGAAGTACCAATGGGAATAACCTTGCGAGAGGTTGTGTTTGATATTGGTGGAGGAATCATAAACGATGGAAAGTTTAAAGCTGCGCAGATAGGAGGACCCTCTGGTGGATGTTTAACTGAGCGTCACTTAGATCTTCCCTTAACTTATGAGTCTGTGAAGGAAGCAGGGGCTATTGTTGGATCTGGTGGACTAATAATCCTTGATGAAAACACATGTATGGTCGAGTTAGCACGATATTTCTTGGAGTTTTGTCAGCTTGAATCTTGTGGAAAGTGTATTCCTTGTAGAGTAGGGACCAAGAGAATGTTAGAGATTCTTGAAAGGATAACCCAGGGAGCAGGCAAGATGGAGGATATTAATGAGTTGGAGAGACTTGGAAATTGGGTTCAACAAGCTTCTCTATGTGGTTTAGGACAAACAGCGCCTAATCCTGTATTAAGCACCGTTAGATACTTTAGAGAGGAGTACGAGGCTCACGTTATACAAAAGAAGTGCCCAGCTAAGGTCTGTGTCTCTCTAATCAAGTATCTTATTTTAGTGGAAAAATGTATAGGGTGTGGTAGATGTGCTAAAGTATGTCCAGTTAAAGCTATAAGTGGAGCTATAAGAAAGCCTCATTTTATAAATTCGGAAATTTGTGTAAAATGTGGAGAGTGCAAGAAGGTTTGTCCCGTGAATGCCGTTATAATTGATTAG
- a CDS encoding (2Fe-2S) ferredoxin domain-containing protein → MKIEELRKLREKVQEELKLRESIEPKVKIIVSMGTSGIAAGAREVLKAFLDEISKRGLKDVIVLQTGEKGLASAEPLVEVITPEASITYGRVTPEVARRIVVEHVINGRIVSEYVV, encoded by the coding sequence ATGAAGATAGAGGAACTTAGGAAGTTGAGGGAAAAGGTGCAGGAGGAGCTTAAGCTAAGGGAAAGCATAGAACCTAAAGTAAAGATAATCGTGAGTATGGGGACGTCAGGTATAGCTGCTGGGGCAAGGGAGGTATTAAAGGCATTTTTGGACGAGATATCAAAAAGAGGATTGAAGGATGTTATTGTTTTGCAAACTGGCGAGAAAGGTTTGGCATCAGCAGAGCCTCTTGTGGAAGTTATTACTCCAGAGGCTTCTATAACTTACGGTAGAGTTACTCCTGAAGTAGCGAGAAGAATAGTTGTTGAACATGTTATAAATGGCAGAATAGTTTCTGAATATGTTGTATAA
- a CDS encoding ATP-binding protein gives MEELSLNILDIVENSVSAGASIIKILLEVSEKNDVLKIVIEDNGKGMEKDEAVKALDPFYTSKSGKRVGLGLPIFAQVAEGCGGSLTIDSEKGKGTKVTVQMKLNHIDRPPLGDLSSTILTIIAGHADIDFFIYVKTDYGEFKIDTREIKEVLGKEALFHPEVIRFVKEDIEREINAILKGGI, from the coding sequence ATGGAGGAACTTTCTTTAAATATATTAGATATAGTTGAAAATTCAGTAAGTGCAGGTGCTTCAATTATTAAGATACTATTAGAAGTTAGCGAGAAGAACGATGTCTTAAAGATAGTTATAGAAGATAACGGTAAGGGAATGGAAAAAGATGAGGCGGTAAAAGCATTAGATCCATTTTATACATCTAAATCTGGGAAAAGGGTGGGTTTGGGATTGCCCATATTTGCTCAGGTTGCGGAAGGCTGTGGGGGCTCTTTGACTATTGATAGCGAGAAAGGTAAAGGTACGAAGGTTACTGTTCAGATGAAGCTTAATCATATAGATCGACCTCCATTAGGTGATTTATCATCTACAATACTTACTATAATAGCTGGTCATGCTGATATAGATTTCTTTATATATGTTAAAACTGATTATGGAGAGTTTAAAATCGATACGAGGGAAATAAAGGAAGTTCTTGGAAAGGAAGCCCTTTTTCACCCAGAGGTTATAAGATTTGTAAAGGAAGATATAGAGAGGGAGATAAATGCTATTTTGAAAGGAGGTATATAG